In Oryza sativa Japonica Group chromosome 3, ASM3414082v1, one DNA window encodes the following:
- the LOC4332650 gene encoding neutral/alkaline invertase 1, mitochondrial — MAAAAISHLRRGAPRHARALLYLSTRRFSSSSAAGVAPLAAVAASARRLLSTSVDSGASSTGESYKPPLFDPFRAASLASSAPPLESPPIEELPDDATPPPEEEPGLPAPEKDPVATACQHELEGLKAWVETVRSRKESTEEKEAWSLLGRSVVSYCGTAVGTVAANDPSTANQMLNYDQVFIRDFVPSAIAFLLKGEGDIVKNFLLHTLQLQSWEKTVDCYSPGQGLMPASFKVRSIPLDGNSEAFEEVLDPDFGESAIGRVAPVDSGLWWIILLRAYGKITGDYALQERVDVQTGIRLILNLCLSDGFDMFPTLLVTDGSCMIDRRMGIHGHPLEIQSLFYSALRCAREMVSVNDGSNSLIRAINYRLSALSFHIREYYWVDMKKINEIYRYKTEEYSHDAINKFNIYPEQIPSWLADWIPEKGGYLIGNLQPAHMDFRFFSLGNLWAIISSLATQRQAEGILNLIEAKWEDIIANMPLKICYPALEYEEWRIITGSDPKNTPWSYHNGGSWPTLLWQFTLACIKMGRRDLAQRAIEVAEKRLSEDKWPEYYDTRTGRFIGKQSRLYQTWTIAGYLSSKMLLDCPELASILICEEDLELLEGCACSVNKSARTKCSRRAARSQVLV; from the exons atggcggccgccgccatctcccacctccgccgcggcgcgccgcgccacgcccgCGCGCTCCTCTACCTCTCGACCcgccgcttctcctcctcctccgccgcggggGTGGCTCCCCTCGCCGCGGTCGCCGCCTCAGCCCGCCGCCTTCTCTCCACGTCGGTGGACTCCGGCGCGTCCTCGACGGGGGAGAGCTACAAGCCGCCGCTCTTCGACCCCTTCCGCGCCGCCAGCCTCGCCTCGTCGGCCCCGCCGCTGGAGTCGCCCCCCATCGAGGAGCTCCCCGATGACGCGACTCCTCCCCCGGAGGAAGAGCCTGGGCTACCCGCGCCCGAGAAGGATccggtggcgacggcgtgcCAGCACGAGTTGGAGGGTCTGAAGGCCTGGGTGGAGACGGTGAGGAGCAGGAAGGAGTCgacggaggagaaggaggcgtgGAGTCTGCTCGGCCGCTCGGTCGTGAGCTACTGCGGCACCGCCGTGGGGACGGTGGCGGCGAACGACCCATCCACCGCGAACCAGATGCTCAATTACGATCAGGTGTTCATTAGAGACTTTGTCCCGTCGGCCATCGCGTTCCTCCTCAAGGGCGAGGGGGACATCGTGAAGAACTTCCTGCTCCACACTTTGCAACTCCAG AGCTGGGAGAAGACAGTTGATTGCTACAGTCCTGGTCAGGGATTGATGCCTGCTAGTTTCAAAGTTAGATCCATACCTCTAGATGGAAACAGTGAAGCATTTGAGGAGGTTCTTGACCCTGACTTTGGAGAGTCAGCCATTGGACGTGTAGCACCAGTTGATTCGG GTCTTTGGTGGATAATCCTGTTGCGGGCATATGGTAAAATTACTGGAGACTATGCACTACAAGAAAGGGTTGATGTGCAGACAGGCATCAGACTAATCCTGAATTTATGCTTGTCTGATGGATTTGACATGTTCCCAACATTGTTAGTCACTGATGGATCATGTATGATCGATCGACGGATGGGAATCCATGGGCATCCTCTTGAGATCCAG TCGCTATTCTATTCTGCTTTGCGTTGTGCCCGTGAAATGGTCAGTGTAAATGACGGATCTAACAGTTTGATCCGTGCCATCAACTACAGGCTCAGTGCTTTGTCGTTTCACATAAGAGAGTACTATTGGGTTGATATGAAGAAGATAAATGAAATTTATCGCTACAAAACTGAAGAGTACTCCCATGATGCTATTAATAAGTTCAATATCTATCCAGAACAAATACCTTCTTGGCTTGCAGATTGGATTCCTGAAAAGGGTGGTTACCTTATAGGAAATCTACAACCGGCTCACATGGATTTCAGGTTTTTTTCTCTTGGAAATCTCTGGGCAATTATCTCTTCTCTAGCTACTCAAAGGCAAGCAGAGGGTATCCTGAACCTCATTGAAGCCAAATGGGAGGATATAATTGCAAATATGCCACTCAAGATATGCTACCCTGCTCTAGAGTATGAGGAATGGCGTATCATCACTGGCAGTGACCCTAAAAACAC GCCCTGGTCGTATCATAATGGTGGATCTTGGCCTACATTGCTATGGCAG TTCACTCTAGCCTGTATCAAGATGGGTAGGCGTGACTTAGCACAGCGAGCCATTGAAGTCGCAGAAAAGAGACTCTCAGAGGACAAGTGGCCAGAATATTATGACACAAGGACAGGAAGGTTTATTGGGAAGCAGTCAAGGCTATATCAAACTTGGACGATTGCAGGATACCTTAGCTCTAAAATGCTTTTAGACTGTCCAGAATTGGCATCCATATTGATTTGTGAGGAAGATCTCGAGCTGCTGGAAGGGTGTGCATGCAGTGTGAACAAGAGTGCCCGAACCAAATGCTCCCGTCGTGCGGCAAGGTCGCAGGTTCTTGTGTAG
- the LOC136355558 gene encoding uncharacterized protein, which yields MTWRKFRTDRAGKAVMAVEEVQALCKEFDTQQASNHQQPIPEIAGFEVRRILVDGGSSADVIFAEAYAKMGLPTLALTPAPASLRGFGGEAVQVLGQAQLLVAFGTGENRREEQVLFDVVDMPYNYNAIFGRATLNKFEAISHHNYLKLKMPGPAGVIVVKGLQPSAASKGDLAIINRAVHNVEAEPHDRAKHALKSAPHGKIIKMQIDDADPTKLVSLGGDMGEEEAANILEPDAKPRKQKLRKMSADHQEAAKAEVQKLLKAGVIQEIDHPEWLANPVLIHMNPADIPKTAFITPFGTFRHLRMPFGLRNAGATFARLVYKVLYKQLGRNVEAYVDDIVVKSCKAFDHVSNLQETFDNLPAAGMKLNPEKCVFGVHAGKLLGFLVSERGIEANPEKIDAIQQMKPPSSVPMDSLEVMAIDQVKLGEDPCD from the exons ATGACCTGGAGGAAGTTCAGAACCGACCGTgcgggcaaggctgtgatggctgtcgaagaagtgcaagccctcTGCAAGGAGTTCGACacccagcaagcaagcaaccatcagcagccTATCC CTGAGATAGCTGGCTTCGAGGTCCGGCGAATCCTGGTCGACGGAGGGAGTTCGGCCGATGTCATCTTCGCCgaagcatatgccaagatggggtTGCCCACCCTAGCCCTTACCCCAGCACCAGCCTCGCTCCGTGGTTTCGGCGGAGAAGCAGTTCAAGTTCTTGGCCAAGCACAGTTGCTGGTAGCTTTCGGCACAGGGGAAAACAGACGTGAAGAGCAAGTATTATTCGACGTTGTCGACATGCCGTACAACTAcaacgccatcttcggccgtgcgaccttgaacaagttcgaagctatctcccaccacaattatctcaagctcaagatgcccggcCCGGCGGGAGTGATCGTGgtcaaggggcttcagcctTCGGCCGCTTCAAAAGGCGATCTGgccataatcaacagagcagtGCATAATGTTGAGGCCGAACCACATGACCGGGCGAAGCACGCGCTAAAGTCCGCCCCTCACGGCAAGATAATCAAGATGCAGATTGATGACGCCGACCCCACAAAGCTCGTATCGCTggggggcgacatgggcgaagaagaGGCTGCGAACATTCTAGAG CCGGACGCCAAGCCAAGGAAACAGAAGCTGCGCAAGATGTCCGCTGATCACcaagaagcagcaaaagccgaaGTCCAAAAATTGCTCAAGGCTGGGGTCATCCAAGAGATCGACCATCCTGAATGGCTGGCGAATCCAGTGCTG ATACACATGAATCCGGCCGACatccccaagacagccttcatcacACCGTTCGGCACCTTTCGTCATCTCAGGATGCCATTCGGCCTGAGGAATGCCGGGGCAACCTTCGCCAGGCTGGTATACAAGGTCCTTTACAAGCAGTTAGGGCGAAATGTGGAAGCTTATGTCGACGATATCGTCGTAAAAAGCTGCAAGGCTTTCGACCACGTGTCCAACCTGCAGGAGACCTTCGACAACTTGCCCGCAGCAGGTATGAAACTAAATCctgagaagtgtgtttttggcgTTCAcgcaggcaagttgttgggtttccttgtttctgaaagaggcatcgaggcgaatcccgagaaaatcgatgccattcagcaaatgaagcccCCGTCGAGC GTGCCCATGGATAGCCTGGAGGTCATGGCAATTGACCAGGTGAAACTGGGCGAAGATCCATGCGACTAG